A DNA window from Halorubrum sp. DM2 contains the following coding sequences:
- a CDS encoding C-terminal binding protein: MPRVVLSAFPMIDPETYREVLASAVDEPVDVEVAELGSTERLIEAAAGADAVVTDINTPVTEAALDAVDLSVVVRSAVGVDNVDVAAAAARGVTVTRVPDYCTEEVAAHSVSLLFACLRSLKPYDDAVDDGGWSWEAGAPVRRVSASTIGLLSFGPIARRAAEQLSGFDADLVAYDPFVDADEMAEHGVEKVEFEELFDRADHVGVYAPLTDATRGIVDADALSRLSEDSVLVNVSRGPVVDADALLDALEADKIKAAGLDVLAEEPPEDDPLVGRDDTVITPHAAWYSEEAKDDLNRSGAADVAAVLNGETPDGRVDPDADWL; this comes from the coding sequence ATGCCCAGAGTCGTGCTGTCGGCGTTCCCGATGATAGACCCGGAGACGTATCGTGAAGTCCTCGCCAGCGCCGTCGACGAACCCGTCGACGTCGAGGTCGCGGAACTGGGGTCGACCGAGCGGCTGATCGAGGCGGCCGCCGGCGCTGACGCGGTCGTCACCGACATTAACACCCCGGTCACGGAGGCGGCGTTGGACGCCGTAGACCTCAGCGTCGTCGTCCGCTCGGCCGTCGGCGTTGACAACGTCGACGTCGCGGCGGCGGCGGCGCGCGGCGTCACCGTCACCCGCGTTCCCGACTACTGCACCGAGGAGGTGGCAGCCCACTCCGTCTCGCTGTTGTTCGCCTGTCTGCGCTCGCTGAAGCCGTACGACGACGCGGTCGACGACGGCGGGTGGAGCTGGGAGGCCGGCGCGCCGGTCCGGCGCGTGAGCGCGTCGACGATCGGCCTGCTCTCGTTCGGCCCGATCGCGCGGCGGGCGGCCGAGCAGCTCTCCGGGTTCGACGCCGACCTCGTCGCGTACGACCCGTTCGTCGACGCCGACGAGATGGCCGAGCACGGCGTCGAGAAGGTCGAGTTCGAGGAGCTGTTCGACCGCGCCGACCACGTCGGCGTCTACGCGCCCCTGACGGACGCGACGCGGGGAATCGTCGACGCGGACGCGCTGAGCCGGCTGAGCGAGGACTCTGTCCTCGTCAACGTGAGCCGCGGACCGGTGGTCGACGCCGACGCCCTGCTCGACGCGCTGGAGGCGGACAAGATCAAGGCGGCCGGGCTCGACGTGCTTGCGGAGGAACCGCCGGAGGACGACCCGCTCGTCGGGCGCGACGACACGGTGATCACGCCGCACGCGGCGTGGTACAGCGAGGAGGCGAAAGACGACCTGAACCGGAGCGGCGCGGCCGACGTGGCGGCCGTCCTCAACGGCGAGACGCCGGACGGCCGGGTCGATCCCGACGCCGACTGGCTGTAG
- a CDS encoding HAH_0734 family protein: MQHLIIRGDPDIRRDAVIEYDGEELVCFGINVQGGWHGPDEPQLWCTVGTEDEREAYDKREYVPHWLDVDAVDAEEIEVLSEKGALSV, translated from the coding sequence ATGCAACACCTCATCATTCGCGGCGACCCCGACATCCGGCGGGACGCGGTGATCGAGTACGACGGCGAGGAGCTGGTCTGTTTCGGTATCAACGTTCAGGGCGGCTGGCACGGCCCGGACGAGCCCCAGCTGTGGTGTACCGTCGGCACCGAAGACGAGCGCGAGGCGTACGACAAACGCGAGTACGTCCCGCACTGGCTCGACGTCGACGCGGTCGACGCCGAGGAGATCGAAGTGCTGAGCGAGAAGGGTGCGCTGTCGGTATAA
- a CDS encoding redoxin domain-containing protein: MPDFDVVSLPETDHVAEGDTAPDFVRPLVNDEYWEDRALADVVDGPTLLLFHPMDGAFQGTYLYNTVDDHGWADDVDVLGVSISTPYAHKRLLADRGDGVRVFSDPAAGVIEEYGLAHDIDGITGITESRPAVFLLDSDRTVEYAWVADEHPAFPDAEAIDDAVADLVD, from the coding sequence ATGCCCGACTTCGACGTCGTCTCCCTGCCCGAGACCGACCACGTCGCCGAGGGCGACACGGCACCGGACTTCGTCCGGCCGCTCGTGAACGACGAGTACTGGGAGGACCGCGCGCTCGCCGACGTCGTCGACGGGCCGACGCTCCTGCTTTTCCACCCCATGGACGGGGCCTTCCAGGGGACGTACCTCTACAACACGGTCGACGACCACGGCTGGGCCGACGACGTGGACGTCCTCGGCGTCTCAATCTCGACGCCGTACGCCCACAAGCGCCTGCTCGCCGACCGCGGTGACGGCGTCCGGGTGTTCTCGGACCCGGCCGCGGGCGTCATCGAGGAGTACGGGCTCGCCCACGACATCGACGGCATAACCGGTATCACGGAGAGCCGACCGGCCGTGTTCCTCCTCGATTCCGACCGCACCGTCGAGTACGCGTGGGTCGCGGACGAACACCCCGCGTTCCCCGACGCCGAGGCGATAGACGACGCGGTCGCCGACCTCGTCGACTGA
- a CDS encoding helix-turn-helix domain-containing protein has product MEGTQTEGLDDLPPSAKLVFKVLEYNGPLTQKGIVQESMLSARTVRYALERLEGIGVVDEDVYFADARQNLYKLTEPAQEFTADEGEASCTAD; this is encoded by the coding sequence ATGGAAGGAACCCAAACGGAGGGCCTCGACGACCTCCCGCCGAGCGCCAAACTCGTCTTCAAGGTGCTCGAATACAACGGACCGCTGACCCAGAAGGGGATCGTCCAAGAGTCGATGTTGTCGGCGCGCACCGTCCGATACGCGCTCGAACGGCTGGAAGGCATCGGCGTCGTCGACGAGGACGTCTACTTCGCGGACGCCAGACAGAACCTCTACAAGCTCACGGAGCCGGCACAGGAGTTCACCGCCGACGAGGGCGAAGCCTCCTGTACCGCCGACTGA
- a CDS encoding ribosome biogenesis/translation initiation ATPase RLI → MADDSIAVVDLERCQPDRCNYECMKDCPPNRTGKECITKRGEDAEEGDPDQIHISEEICLGETCGICVNSCPFDAIEIINLPSELDDDPVHRYGDNAFSLYGLPTPEPGSVTGILGPNGIGKSTAVHALAGEMVPNLGDHAADGDWERVLDRFRGTGLQNYLESLKEGEVTVARKPQYVDQIPNQFDGNTRELLERTDERGALDSLVDRLNIRPVMDQDIDSISGGELQRVAIAACLARDADFYFLDEITPYLDIGQRMVVARLIRELADDDTADRSMLVVEHDLAILDLLADTLHVAYGEPGAYGVITDPKSVRNGINEYLKGYLDNENMRIRPSAITFEEHAPRVASRSETLIEYPDLTKSYGDGEFELHVEGGEINRSEVLGVVGPNGIGKSTLAKLFTGDLEPDEGELDFALDISYKPQYIDIDQPMRVDAFLASITDEFGSSYWNTEVAQPLQLERVMEQNLSDLSGGERQRVAIAACLSEDADLYLLDEPSAHLDVEQRVRATTAIRRYAENHDATVMVVDHDIYMIDLLADRLMVFDGEPAERGRAAPPQEMRAGMNEFLADLDITFRRDERTGRPRINKPGSQLDSQQKRDGEYYYSG, encoded by the coding sequence ATGGCCGACGACAGCATCGCGGTCGTGGACCTCGAACGGTGCCAGCCCGACCGCTGTAACTACGAGTGTATGAAGGACTGCCCGCCCAACCGGACGGGCAAGGAGTGTATCACGAAGCGGGGCGAGGACGCCGAGGAGGGCGACCCCGATCAGATCCACATCTCCGAGGAGATCTGTCTCGGCGAGACCTGCGGCATCTGCGTCAACTCCTGTCCGTTCGACGCTATCGAGATCATCAACCTCCCCTCCGAACTCGACGACGATCCGGTCCACCGCTACGGCGACAACGCCTTCTCGCTGTACGGGCTCCCGACGCCCGAGCCGGGTAGCGTTACCGGCATCCTCGGGCCGAACGGGATCGGGAAGTCGACCGCCGTCCACGCGCTCGCCGGCGAGATGGTCCCGAACCTTGGCGACCACGCGGCCGACGGCGACTGGGAGCGCGTGCTCGACCGCTTCCGCGGGACCGGGCTCCAGAACTACCTCGAATCGCTGAAGGAGGGCGAGGTGACCGTCGCGCGCAAGCCGCAGTACGTCGACCAGATCCCGAACCAGTTCGACGGGAACACCCGGGAGCTGCTGGAGCGTACCGACGAGCGGGGCGCGCTCGACTCCCTCGTCGACCGGCTCAACATCCGACCGGTGATGGACCAGGACATCGACTCCATCTCCGGCGGCGAGCTCCAGCGCGTCGCCATCGCGGCGTGTCTCGCGCGCGACGCGGACTTCTACTTCCTCGACGAGATCACGCCGTACCTCGACATCGGCCAGCGGATGGTCGTCGCCCGCCTCATCCGCGAGCTGGCGGACGACGACACGGCCGACCGGTCGATGCTCGTCGTCGAACACGACCTCGCCATCCTTGATCTCTTAGCCGACACGCTCCACGTCGCGTACGGTGAGCCGGGCGCGTACGGGGTCATCACCGACCCGAAGTCGGTCCGAAACGGGATCAACGAGTACCTCAAAGGCTACCTCGACAACGAGAACATGCGGATCCGCCCGTCGGCGATCACCTTCGAGGAGCACGCGCCCCGCGTCGCCTCCCGGAGCGAGACGCTGATCGAGTACCCCGACCTCACGAAGTCGTACGGCGACGGGGAGTTCGAGCTTCACGTCGAGGGCGGCGAGATCAACCGCTCCGAGGTGCTCGGCGTCGTCGGGCCGAACGGGATCGGGAAGTCGACGCTCGCGAAGCTGTTCACCGGCGATCTGGAGCCGGACGAGGGCGAACTCGACTTCGCGCTCGACATCTCTTACAAGCCGCAGTACATCGACATCGACCAGCCGATGCGCGTCGACGCGTTCCTCGCCTCCATCACCGACGAGTTCGGCTCCTCCTACTGGAACACGGAGGTCGCCCAGCCGCTCCAGCTCGAACGCGTGATGGAGCAGAACCTCTCGGACCTGTCGGGCGGGGAGCGCCAACGCGTCGCCATCGCGGCGTGTCTCTCCGAGGACGCCGACCTCTACCTCCTCGACGAGCCCTCCGCGCACCTCGACGTGGAACAGCGCGTGCGGGCGACGACCGCGATCCGTCGGTACGCCGAGAACCACGACGCGACGGTGATGGTCGTCGACCACGACATCTACATGATCGACCTGCTGGCCGACCGCCTGATGGTGTTCGACGGCGAGCCGGCCGAGCGCGGGCGCGCCGCGCCGCCACAGGAGATGCGCGCCGGGATGAACGAGTTCCTCGCCGACCTCGACATCACCTTCCGCCGCGACGAGCGCACCGGCCGTCCCCGGATCAACAAGCCGGGGTCGCAGCTCGACAGCCAGCAGAAGCGCGACGGCGAGTACTACTACTCAGGCTGA
- a CDS encoding methyltransferase domain-containing protein yields MGILEDKSNARLFYKYLSKVYDRINSFNWNEEMRAEALSWLEFGDDPKVLDVGCGTGFGTEGLLEHADDVHGLDQSIHQMEKAFEKFGKHDRVNFYRGDAERLPFRDDAFDVVWSSGSIEYWPNPVEGLRELRRVAKPGGQVLVVGPDYPHNPVLQRVADAIMLFYDADEADRMFGEAGYEEFEHHIQQATPQSPRAITTVARVPGGDETDATN; encoded by the coding sequence ATGGGGATCCTCGAGGACAAGTCGAACGCCCGGCTCTTCTACAAGTATCTCTCGAAGGTGTACGACCGGATTAACAGCTTCAACTGGAACGAGGAGATGCGCGCGGAAGCGCTCTCGTGGCTGGAGTTCGGCGACGACCCGAAAGTCCTCGACGTCGGCTGCGGCACCGGGTTCGGCACCGAAGGGCTGCTCGAACACGCCGACGACGTCCACGGCCTCGACCAGAGCATCCACCAGATGGAGAAGGCGTTCGAGAAGTTCGGGAAACACGACCGCGTGAACTTCTACCGCGGCGACGCCGAACGGCTCCCGTTCCGCGACGACGCCTTCGACGTGGTCTGGTCGTCCGGATCGATCGAGTACTGGCCGAACCCCGTCGAGGGGCTCCGAGAGCTCCGACGGGTGGCCAAGCCCGGCGGACAGGTGCTCGTCGTCGGTCCAGACTACCCGCACAACCCGGTCCTCCAGCGGGTCGCCGACGCGATCATGCTGTTTTACGACGCCGACGAGGCCGATCGGATGTTCGGCGAGGCGGGCTACGAGGAGTTCGAACACCACATCCAGCAGGCCACTCCGCAGAGCCCGC
- a CDS encoding glutathione S-transferase N-terminal domain-containing protein: MSEPQITLYRLQACPFCERVVRTLNELDVEYRSRYVEPMHSERNVVKRVSGARSVPAIVDRETGVTMSESANIVEYLNGTYGEGGA, translated from the coding sequence ATGAGCGAGCCACAGATCACCCTGTACCGGCTCCAGGCGTGTCCGTTCTGCGAGCGCGTGGTCCGGACGCTGAACGAACTCGACGTGGAGTACCGCTCCCGGTACGTCGAGCCGATGCATTCCGAGCGCAACGTCGTCAAGCGCGTCTCCGGCGCGCGGAGCGTCCCGGCGATCGTCGACCGCGAGACCGGCGTGACGATGTCGGAGAGCGCGAACATCGTAGAGTACCTCAACGGAACGTACGGCGAGGGAGGTGCCTGA
- a CDS encoding DUF6663 family protein gives MDPTTSGRFRVHDRCQRPDIDDGADAGSVAAANSATPEEFVLVELADGPVDPTDPDAADRYDPLYAAAEGYEGDLADAVDALRPGFVVDATLAWTDGSARFREVETVRETRFRFADGIEGMFEAAVETWEQIRAEGEPVGSITTRSNDGDPNGALYLFADGPGSDTFDEVRSGRLPIEPLVARVNDSRGDDDPREVFVLRPAAHEFVAVYVVFDRDGVLAQTVRDTYDLGPGLAAGLDASYPTDGDDSVGDDSDGGDEADGDDGGDFDALDRL, from the coding sequence ATGGACCCGACGACGAGCGGCCGGTTCCGCGTCCACGACCGCTGCCAGCGACCGGACATCGACGACGGCGCGGACGCCGGATCTGTTGCGGCCGCCAACTCCGCCACCCCCGAGGAGTTCGTCCTCGTCGAGCTCGCCGACGGGCCGGTCGACCCGACCGACCCCGACGCCGCGGACCGGTACGACCCGCTCTACGCGGCCGCCGAGGGGTACGAGGGCGACCTCGCGGACGCGGTCGACGCGCTCCGCCCCGGCTTCGTCGTCGATGCGACGCTCGCGTGGACCGACGGCTCCGCTCGGTTCCGCGAGGTCGAGACCGTCCGCGAGACGCGGTTCCGCTTCGCCGACGGGATCGAGGGGATGTTCGAGGCGGCCGTCGAGACTTGGGAGCAGATCCGCGCCGAGGGCGAGCCGGTCGGCTCGATCACCACCCGCTCGAACGACGGCGACCCTAACGGCGCGCTGTACCTCTTCGCGGACGGCCCCGGCAGCGACACCTTCGACGAGGTCCGGTCGGGCCGGCTCCCGATCGAACCGCTCGTCGCGCGCGTGAACGACTCTCGTGGCGACGACGACCCGAGAGAAGTGTTCGTGTTGCGCCCCGCGGCGCACGAGTTCGTCGCCGTCTACGTCGTCTTCGACCGCGACGGCGTCCTCGCGCAGACGGTCCGGGACACGTACGACCTCGGTCCCGGTCTCGCCGCCGGACTCGACGCGAGCTATCCGACCGACGGGGACGATTCTGTCGGCGACGACTCCGACGGCGGAGACGAAGCCGACGGAGACGACGGCGGCGACTTCGACGCGCTCGACCGTCTGTAG
- a CDS encoding L-threonylcarbamoyladenylate synthase, with protein MTADTSDDPPDRSNELRAAAAAVDRGDLVVYPTETVYGLGADALDAAAVGRVFELKGRDRDNPLSLGVASVDDALRYTRPTELAVAFARAFLPGPVTVVVERGDRVPDALTAGRDRVGIRVPDHDLARDLLAETGPLTATSANVSGTGSVTRLDDLSDRIRGGVAAVIDGGETPGTESTVVDPEAGEIHRRGAMAGAIEAWLADPPVDE; from the coding sequence GTGACCGCCGACACGAGCGACGACCCCCCGGACCGATCCAACGAACTCCGCGCGGCGGCGGCCGCCGTCGACCGCGGCGACCTCGTCGTCTATCCGACCGAGACGGTGTACGGCCTCGGCGCTGACGCGCTCGATGCCGCCGCCGTCGGACGCGTCTTCGAACTGAAGGGCCGCGACCGCGACAATCCCCTCTCCCTCGGCGTCGCGAGCGTCGACGACGCGCTCCGGTACACCCGACCGACGGAGCTGGCCGTCGCGTTTGCGCGGGCGTTCCTCCCCGGTCCGGTGACCGTCGTCGTCGAGCGCGGCGACCGGGTACCGGACGCGCTCACCGCCGGGCGCGACCGCGTCGGGATCCGCGTGCCGGACCACGACCTCGCTCGCGATCTGCTCGCCGAGACCGGCCCCCTCACGGCGACGAGCGCCAACGTCTCCGGGACGGGCAGCGTCACGCGTCTCGACGACCTCTCCGACCGGATCCGAGGGGGAGTCGCCGCCGTGATCGACGGGGGCGAGACGCCCGGCACCGAGAGCACGGTCGTCGACCCCGAGGCGGGGGAGATCCACCGCCGCGGCGCGATGGCCGGTGCCATCGAGGCGTGGCTGGCGGACCCGCCGGTGGACGAGTAG